The following are from one region of the Salvia hispanica cultivar TCC Black 2014 chromosome 1, UniMelb_Shisp_WGS_1.0, whole genome shotgun sequence genome:
- the LOC125200893 gene encoding serine/threonine-protein kinase/endoribonuclease IRE1a-like isoform X1, translated as MKLRFFLVSLFDLFLLYHSALASPNYPWGVNRYGAAFQAAGRRVLMSDATNVPDTALVAALDGTIYLLDVGSLKPLWSFSSGPNIYSSYQAPVNHKENASGIESSYFIDCGDDWELYAHNSLGKLKLMKSLEEYISSTPQIAEDGGIVLGTKKSSAFLVDAKTGKVIHAYRMSDSPSTTKRSFSEFPYNATVNKQYESETESNIKTNELPLYVTRTDYTLTSFLPNSDKVLWNVTVAEIGAAFLCQDGDKSLTDTLPDESLEPDLPYKMPLPCQSRAHVFRFRNENTFETLSLAHGPSKALHHDMMLPASTADVLPSQPNVEKVLELLPVQNNGGVFVDGHDSKDIEDILPSDAFNENGGISSAHDVEVLSDYGSVTPHQKLSTSQALIFITLVVCFVYYQYQYSVVSRPKALAVQATGTSYTNVHSKRKKSRKAGKSGSNDGKQDKEDNEVQHTHIGSDNNFWMNLNRPISCNEDGRMVGKLFISNKEIAKGSNGTIVLEGIYEGRPVAVKRLVRAYNDIAVKEIQNLIVSDRHPNIVRWYGVEQDQDFVYLALELCCCSLNDLIVMHLKSPTHPTFKKNLAFEVAAEYSIRLDYMDDLIHGFNLWNSDGYPSPLLLKLMRDMISGVSHLHELGIVHRDLKPQNVLILNERSLCAKLSDMGISKHLVGDLSTLSNHGTGCGSSGWQAPELLLHGRQTRAVDLFSLGCVFFFCITGGRHPFGSRLERDMNIAKNKVDLSLLDHIPEAVDLLLQLLNPNSEMRPKASDVLNHPLFWSAEMRLSFLRDTSDRVELEDREVQSDLLKSLENIGPLALGGRWNEKLDPSFLNNIGHYRRYRFHSVRDLLRVMRNKLSHYREIPAEIQELIGAVPEGFDRYFRSRFPKLLIEVYKVMSKYCSKEDGFAKYFNGSDF; from the exons ATGAAACTCCGCTTTTTTCTGGTTTCgttgtttgatttatttttgttgtaccACTCCGCGCTTGCTTCTCCCAACTATCCATGGGGAGTCAATCGATATGGCGCTGCTTTCCAAGCTGCCGGCCGCCGTGTTTTGATGTCCGATGCTACCAA TGTGCCTGATACTGCACTAGTGGCTGCCTTGGATGGTACTATTTATCTATTGGATGTTGGTTCCCTGAAACCCCTGTGGTCATTTTCGTCAGGCCCAAATATCTACTCATCATATCAGGCTCCGGTTAATCATAAGGAAAATGCATCTGGAATTGAAAGTAGTTACTTTATTGATTGTGGAGATGATTGGGAATTATACGCTCACAACAGCCTTGGCAAACTg AAACTTATGAAGAGTCTTGAAGAGTATATAAGTTCTACTCCTCAAATAGCAGAGGATGGAGGAATCGTACTTGGTACCAAAAAGAGCTCCGCTTTTTTAGTTGATGCAAAGACTGGAAAGGTTATCCATGCATACAGAATGTCTGATTCTCCATCAACCACTAAGAGAAGTTTCAGTGAATTTCCTTATAATGCTACTGTCAATAAGCAGTACGAATCTGAGACGGAGTCCAATATAAAGACCAACGAGCTACCTCTTTACGTTACAAGGACAGATTACACATTGACGTCGTTTCTTCCAAATTCAGACAAAGTCCTATGGAACGTGACAGTAGCTGAAATTGGTGCTGCATTCCTTTGTCAAGATGGTGATAAGTCACTTACTGATACTCTTCCTGATGAGTCTTTGGAGCCTGATCTTCCTTATAAGATGCCATTACCGTGTCAGTCAAGGGCACATGTCTTTCGCTTTCGTAACGAGAATACGTTCGAAACCTTGTCCTTGGCTCATGGGCCGTCAAAGGCTCTTCATCATGATATGATGCTTCCAGCATCCACAGCTGATGTTCTTCCGTCACAGCcaaatgttgaaaaagttCTGGAACTTCTTCCTGTGCAAAACAATGGGGGTGTATTTGTAGATGGACATGACAGTAAGGACATTGAGGATATTCTTCCTTCGGATGCATTCAATGAAAATGGTGGCATAAGTAGTGCGCATGATGTGGAGGTCCTTTCAGATTATGGATCTGTAACACCTCATCAGAAATTAAGCACATCCCAAGCTCTTATTTTTATCACTCTTGTAGTCTGTTTTGTCTACTACCAGTACCAGTACAGTGTGGTCTCTAGACCAAAAGCACTGGCTGTGCAGGCCACTGGTACGAGTTATACGAATGTACattcaaagaggaaaaaatcTCGCAAAGCAGGAAAAAGCGGAAGTAATGATGGAAAACAAGATAAGGAAGACAATGAGGTTCAACACACACATATTGGGAGTGATAATAACTTTTGGATGAACCTCAACCGACCAATTTCTTGCAATGAAGATGGACGCATGGTtggtaaattatttatttcaaacaaAGAGATTGCAAAAGGTAGTAACGGCACCATTGTTCTTGAGGGGATTTATGAAGGCCGGCCAGTAGCCGTGAAGCGCCTTGTGAGAGCTTACAATGATATTGCCGTTAAAGAAATCCAAAATCTTATTGTGTCTGATCGTCATCCAAATATTGTTAGATGGTATGGAGTAGAGCAAGACCAAGATTTCGTGTATCTTGCGTTAGAACTCTGTTGTTGCAGCTTAAATGATCTTATTGTCATGCACTTAAAGTCCCCTACTCATCCAACTTTTAAGAAGAACTTGGCTTTTGAGGTTGCAGCAGAGTATTCAATCCGTCTGGATTATATGGATGACCTTATTCATGGGTTTAACTTGTGGAACTCAGATGGATATCCATCACCTTTATTGTTAAAACTGATGAG GGATATGATATCAGGAGTTTCCCATTTACATGAGTTGGGAATCGTTCATCGGGACCTGAAACCtcaaaatgtgttgatattaaatGAAAGATCTCTGTGTGCAAAGCTTTCAGACATGGGCATCAGCAAGCACCTTGTTGGAGACTTGTCAACCTTGAGTAATCACGGTACAG GCTGCGGAAGTTCCGGATGGCAAGCACCTGAGCTGCTTCTTCATGGGCGTCAAACACGAGCAGTCGATTTGTTTAGCCTCGgttgtgttttctttttctgcaTTACTGGTGGAAGACATCCCTTCGGGAGCCGCTTGGAACGCGATATGAACattgcaaaaaataaagttgatcTTTCCCTGCTGGATCATATCCCGGAAGCAGTTGATCTACTCTTGCAATTGCTAAATCCCAATTCTGAAATGAG gCCAAAGGCGAGCGATGTTCTTAACCATCCCCTTTTTTGGAGCGCTGAGATGCGGCTTTCCTTTCTCCGTGACACGAGTGATAGGGTGGAACTGGAAGACAGAGAGGTTCAGTCAGATCTCTTGAAATCGTTAGAGAATATAGGACCTTTGGCTTTGGGTGGAAGATGGAATGAAAAGTTGGATCCTTCATTTCTTAATAATATCGGTCATTATAGGCGATACAGGTTTCATAGCGTTCGTGATTTGCTTCGAGTCATGCGTAACAAGCTGAGTCATTACAGGGAGATTCCTGCAGAAATTCAG GAACTAATCGGAGCGGTACCTGAAGGATTCGATAGATATTTCAGGAGTCGGTTCCCAAAATTATTGATTGAAGTGTACAAAGTGATGAGCAAATACTGCAGCAAAGAAGATGGCTTTGCCAAGTACTTCAATGGAAGTGACTTCTAg
- the LOC125200893 gene encoding serine/threonine-protein kinase/endoribonuclease IRE1a-like isoform X2: MLPSPNIYSSYQAPVNHKENASGIESSYFIDCGDDWELYAHNSLGKLKLMKSLEEYISSTPQIAEDGGIVLGTKKSSAFLVDAKTGKVIHAYRMSDSPSTTKRSFSEFPYNATVNKQYESETESNIKTNELPLYVTRTDYTLTSFLPNSDKVLWNVTVAEIGAAFLCQDGDKSLTDTLPDESLEPDLPYKMPLPCQSRAHVFRFRNENTFETLSLAHGPSKALHHDMMLPASTADVLPSQPNVEKVLELLPVQNNGGVFVDGHDSKDIEDILPSDAFNENGGISSAHDVEVLSDYGSVTPHQKLSTSQALIFITLVVCFVYYQYQYSVVSRPKALAVQATGTSYTNVHSKRKKSRKAGKSGSNDGKQDKEDNEVQHTHIGSDNNFWMNLNRPISCNEDGRMVGKLFISNKEIAKGSNGTIVLEGIYEGRPVAVKRLVRAYNDIAVKEIQNLIVSDRHPNIVRWYGVEQDQDFVYLALELCCCSLNDLIVMHLKSPTHPTFKKNLAFEVAAEYSIRLDYMDDLIHGFNLWNSDGYPSPLLLKLMRDMISGVSHLHELGIVHRDLKPQNVLILNERSLCAKLSDMGISKHLVGDLSTLSNHGTGCGSSGWQAPELLLHGRQTRAVDLFSLGCVFFFCITGGRHPFGSRLERDMNIAKNKVDLSLLDHIPEAVDLLLQLLNPNSEMRPKASDVLNHPLFWSAEMRLSFLRDTSDRVELEDREVQSDLLKSLENIGPLALGGRWNEKLDPSFLNNIGHYRRYRFHSVRDLLRVMRNKLSHYREIPAEIQELIGAVPEGFDRYFRSRFPKLLIEVYKVMSKYCSKEDGFAKYFNGSDF, from the exons ATGCTACCAA GCCCAAATATCTACTCATCATATCAGGCTCCGGTTAATCATAAGGAAAATGCATCTGGAATTGAAAGTAGTTACTTTATTGATTGTGGAGATGATTGGGAATTATACGCTCACAACAGCCTTGGCAAACTg AAACTTATGAAGAGTCTTGAAGAGTATATAAGTTCTACTCCTCAAATAGCAGAGGATGGAGGAATCGTACTTGGTACCAAAAAGAGCTCCGCTTTTTTAGTTGATGCAAAGACTGGAAAGGTTATCCATGCATACAGAATGTCTGATTCTCCATCAACCACTAAGAGAAGTTTCAGTGAATTTCCTTATAATGCTACTGTCAATAAGCAGTACGAATCTGAGACGGAGTCCAATATAAAGACCAACGAGCTACCTCTTTACGTTACAAGGACAGATTACACATTGACGTCGTTTCTTCCAAATTCAGACAAAGTCCTATGGAACGTGACAGTAGCTGAAATTGGTGCTGCATTCCTTTGTCAAGATGGTGATAAGTCACTTACTGATACTCTTCCTGATGAGTCTTTGGAGCCTGATCTTCCTTATAAGATGCCATTACCGTGTCAGTCAAGGGCACATGTCTTTCGCTTTCGTAACGAGAATACGTTCGAAACCTTGTCCTTGGCTCATGGGCCGTCAAAGGCTCTTCATCATGATATGATGCTTCCAGCATCCACAGCTGATGTTCTTCCGTCACAGCcaaatgttgaaaaagttCTGGAACTTCTTCCTGTGCAAAACAATGGGGGTGTATTTGTAGATGGACATGACAGTAAGGACATTGAGGATATTCTTCCTTCGGATGCATTCAATGAAAATGGTGGCATAAGTAGTGCGCATGATGTGGAGGTCCTTTCAGATTATGGATCTGTAACACCTCATCAGAAATTAAGCACATCCCAAGCTCTTATTTTTATCACTCTTGTAGTCTGTTTTGTCTACTACCAGTACCAGTACAGTGTGGTCTCTAGACCAAAAGCACTGGCTGTGCAGGCCACTGGTACGAGTTATACGAATGTACattcaaagaggaaaaaatcTCGCAAAGCAGGAAAAAGCGGAAGTAATGATGGAAAACAAGATAAGGAAGACAATGAGGTTCAACACACACATATTGGGAGTGATAATAACTTTTGGATGAACCTCAACCGACCAATTTCTTGCAATGAAGATGGACGCATGGTtggtaaattatttatttcaaacaaAGAGATTGCAAAAGGTAGTAACGGCACCATTGTTCTTGAGGGGATTTATGAAGGCCGGCCAGTAGCCGTGAAGCGCCTTGTGAGAGCTTACAATGATATTGCCGTTAAAGAAATCCAAAATCTTATTGTGTCTGATCGTCATCCAAATATTGTTAGATGGTATGGAGTAGAGCAAGACCAAGATTTCGTGTATCTTGCGTTAGAACTCTGTTGTTGCAGCTTAAATGATCTTATTGTCATGCACTTAAAGTCCCCTACTCATCCAACTTTTAAGAAGAACTTGGCTTTTGAGGTTGCAGCAGAGTATTCAATCCGTCTGGATTATATGGATGACCTTATTCATGGGTTTAACTTGTGGAACTCAGATGGATATCCATCACCTTTATTGTTAAAACTGATGAG GGATATGATATCAGGAGTTTCCCATTTACATGAGTTGGGAATCGTTCATCGGGACCTGAAACCtcaaaatgtgttgatattaaatGAAAGATCTCTGTGTGCAAAGCTTTCAGACATGGGCATCAGCAAGCACCTTGTTGGAGACTTGTCAACCTTGAGTAATCACGGTACAG GCTGCGGAAGTTCCGGATGGCAAGCACCTGAGCTGCTTCTTCATGGGCGTCAAACACGAGCAGTCGATTTGTTTAGCCTCGgttgtgttttctttttctgcaTTACTGGTGGAAGACATCCCTTCGGGAGCCGCTTGGAACGCGATATGAACattgcaaaaaataaagttgatcTTTCCCTGCTGGATCATATCCCGGAAGCAGTTGATCTACTCTTGCAATTGCTAAATCCCAATTCTGAAATGAG gCCAAAGGCGAGCGATGTTCTTAACCATCCCCTTTTTTGGAGCGCTGAGATGCGGCTTTCCTTTCTCCGTGACACGAGTGATAGGGTGGAACTGGAAGACAGAGAGGTTCAGTCAGATCTCTTGAAATCGTTAGAGAATATAGGACCTTTGGCTTTGGGTGGAAGATGGAATGAAAAGTTGGATCCTTCATTTCTTAATAATATCGGTCATTATAGGCGATACAGGTTTCATAGCGTTCGTGATTTGCTTCGAGTCATGCGTAACAAGCTGAGTCATTACAGGGAGATTCCTGCAGAAATTCAG GAACTAATCGGAGCGGTACCTGAAGGATTCGATAGATATTTCAGGAGTCGGTTCCCAAAATTATTGATTGAAGTGTACAAAGTGATGAGCAAATACTGCAGCAAAGAAGATGGCTTTGCCAAGTACTTCAATGGAAGTGACTTCTAg